The sequence TCACACTCAGATTGGGAAACAGTGCATAAGATTGGAACACCATTCCTACCTCTCTGTTGCGGGGAGGAAGCTTCGCCAAATCCTTGTTCTCCAGGATAATCCTGCCCCCATCAAGCTCCGTAAGGCCTGCAATACAGCGGAGCAGCGTACTTTTTCCGCAGCCGGAAGGCCCGAGCAGCGTCACTAACTCCCCTTCACGGATCTCCAAATCCACATCGTCCAGTACACATGAATTCCCGAACATTTTGCGCACACCCTGCAGCTTCAAATAATCCTTCATCCCTGTACCCCTCCCCCCATTTTTTTGCCAAGCTTCATCAGTACTGTCGACAGAACTAGAATAAATACAAAATAGGAGATGGCAATCGCACTCGCTAAATGCCCGCTTTCTCCAACACGCTGATATAAATACACTTGGATAGTCTTAATATGACCACCGACCAGCATGTTCGTGAGCACAAATTCACCAAACAAGACGGAGAACGATAACAATGTCGAGACGATAACCCCCGGCCAAATATTAGGCAGAATTACATTTACAAAAGCCGTTCTACGGCGGGCGCCCAGCAGTTCAGCAGCATTCAGCAGCTCTACGGCAGAAACGGTTAACAGACTGTTGCGAATGCCTTGATACATATAGGGGAGAATGACTACAAAATAAGCACCGATCAGCAGATAGGCCGTTCCGGCAATATTCAGCGGCCCCGAGGAGTAAGTACGAATAAGCCCAACTGCGGCTACTACGCCCGGCACGGCATAGGGCAGAACAACAATGCCCTTCATAAAACTCTCCCAGCGCGGAAAATAGAGGGTGATTACAAAGACAGCTGGCAGCATCACGGCAAGACTTAGCGCCACACTGATAAAGCATAGATAGAGCGATGTCCACAGCGCCTCCAGAAAGCGGATATCCTTGAACATCTCACTGAACCAATTCAGCGTCCAGCTCTTAGGCAGCAAGCTATTTTGCCAATCCTGTGCAAAGGCATACAGGCCGGTCGCGAGCAGGGGAAGCAATAAATAAACCATCAGCAGCAGCATAAAAGTACGCGGTGCGAAGCCCGCTTTTCGTGTGTTCATGGTTACATCTCCTCTCTGGCCGCAGGTCTGAGGCGCTGCGCAACATTGCCTTTGGGCTGCGGTTTTCGGAGCGGTCCACTGCTGCCGAATCGCTGTGCGCGCCGAAGCATCCGGTGATTGAGATACACAGCCAGCAAGGTTGTTAACGCAAGCAGTACAGCCAGCGTACTGCCCATCTGCGGCTGAGTGACGACATCACCGGCGACCAGTGATCCAATTCTTACGGCGAGCAAGTTATAATTGCCGCCAACTAGAGCATACGCCGTCGCATAAGCGCCCATCGCATTGGCGAACAGAATGCCAAGTGTGCCGAAGATGGCCGGAGACAGAATCGGCAGGCCAATGGTTTTCCAGAACTGCCAGGGTCCTGCACCCAGCAAGGAGGCAGCCTCCCTCCACTGCTCTCTAATCCCATAAAACGATGGATACAGGAGCAACAGCGCTAATGGAACCTGAAAATATACATAGACCAATATCAGGCCCGACCAGCTGTACAGGTTGAAATCCGAGAACACGCTCCAGCCCCACTGTTTGAACAACAGCGTAAACACACCATTATTCCCCAGCAAAATAATATAGGCGAAGGCTAGCGGAACTCCGGCGAAATTCGAGGTCATATTGGACAGCATCAATAGCCGATCACGCACAGCTGGAGTAAAACGGGTGATGCAATAGGCACATACCAGCCCAATCACTATTCCGAGCAGGCTGGAGGAGATGGAGATCAGCAGGCTGTTCTTGATCGCTTGCATATAATAGGCACTCTGCAGCGCATGCAAATAATTCCCCAGCGTAAAACCTGTTCCGTCCTCGTTGCGAAAGCTGCCTGTCAGCATGGACAATATAGGGACAAGCTGAAACGCCAGCACCATCAGTGCGAAGGGGAGTAGTGCTAGAATCACGCCGCGTTTTCTCAGTTTCATCTTGGTTTCGCTCCTTACATGGAAATAAAAAGCGGGCGCTTCATCGCATACCTGACGAAGGCGCCCCAATATTTACAATTCACTGCATTTAGAAATAACTAGTTCAAGTGGACAAGTACACGTTCCTGCCACAGCTGCGGAATGCTCTTGGCTGTTTTTTCCCAAGCCTTATAATCGCTGACAGGTTTAGCGTTGACATATTCATCTGCTGGCAGCAGCTTAGCCGCCACATCGTCCGGCAGAATGACACTATCACGGATAGGTCGGGCATATCCTTTAGCCAGATTAATCTGTCCGGCATCGCTGAGGATATATTCCCGGGTTAGCTTAGCCGCATTAGGATGCGGAGCCCATTTGTTGATGATCGTTGCATAACCACTCACAACACTGCCTTCCTTTGGAATAGCAACGTTGAAACCATCCTTGTTGATCTGGTCTCTGTAGTTCAGCGCGTTGAAATCCCATAACAGCGTTACTTCAACTTCACCCTTCTCAATGTTGGCAGGCGAAGCTTCGGCATTGGAGAGACGACCCTTTTTAGCTAAATCCTCGAAAAAGGCAATTCCCGGTTCAATGTTTGATTCATCGCCACCAAAGGCAATCGCTGCAGCCAACACGGCCATCTGAGCTTGTGCAGCTTTGGTAACATCGCCAACAATAATTTTGTAGTTGCCGTTCTTCAGATCTTCCCAGCTCTTAGGTGGATCAGCGACAAGTTTAGTGTTCGTTAAAAAGGCAATGGTTCCTTGATATCCGACAATCCATTGTCCATCCTTGTCCTTCGCCCAAGCTGGAATCTCGTCCCAGTAAGAGGTTTTGTAAGGTTGTGTTACCCCTTTATCTACCGCAACAGGGCCAAAAGCGATCCCAACATCGCCGATATCTGCAGTCGGTTTATCTTTTTCTGCATCGAACTTGGCAACTTCTTCTGCGCTCGACATATCTGTATCTGCATGTGTAACTCCATATTTCCCAGTAATATCAGTCCATGTATCTTTCCAATTGGCCCAAGTATCCGGCATACCTACACTGACCACGCTGCCTTCTTTCTTGGCTGCAGCTTCAAGCTCAGGCAGGCTTAACTCTTTAACCCCCGAATTTCCGTTCGTGTTATCAGCATTGGCTTCCGAATTTGCACAAGCAGCAAGCAACAGGACGAGCAAGGACAGCATTAAACCCAGCAACCATTGTTTCTTGATCCCTTTTTTCATGATTTCCCTTTCACTCCTATTTCTTTATTTGCGGGCTTCTCTCTATTCCAAGCTGTTCTCTACCCTCTTGCAGTATAGAGGTCTACTATTTCCTTGGCATTAAGCCAGATAGGAACATTTGTAAATAAATAGGCTTGGCAAGTAAAGAGATAGACGCACAAAAAAACTGCCCATAAGGACAGTTAGAGTTGCATTTCGCTTGCTACCTTCTTCTCGCTCCCACACTGACCACGCCATATCTGTACAGCACCCGCTTGCCGAACCAGCCGAACAGCCGATCGGTAAAAAAGCCCATAAAACCAAGGCAGAACAGGCCTACAAAGATCCAATCGGTGCGGAAGAACAACCGCGAGTTCCAGATCAGATAACCCACGCCTTCATTGGAAGCGATCATCTCCGCGCCGATAATAGCCATGTAGGAGGTACCCATCGCCAGCCGTACACCTGTGAAAATATAAGGTATGGTGGCCGGAACGATCACATGCAACAGGATTTGCCACTCATTGGCCCCCATGCTGCGGGCGGAGCGGATTTTGTCTTCCTCCACTGACATTACGCCTGTTAAAGTATTCAGCACCACGATAAAAAAGGTCGCGTACATAATCAGCGCAATCTTCGACTGCTCCCCGATCCCGAACCAGACCAGAAACAGCGTGATGAAGGCAATGGGTGGAATAAAGCGGATAAAGTTCAGGAACGGCTCGGCAAAGATACGGATCAGATTTACCTTTCCAATAATAAGCCCCACCGGAATGGCGACCAGACTGCCCAGAACCCAGCCTATCAGTACTCGGTAAAAGCTTATGCCAATATATTGCAGCAAGGTACCATCCTCCAGCAGTTCTTGCCCACCCTTCAGGGTACTCCAGGGTCCAGGAATGACATCTACACCGTAGATAACAGCTCCGAGCTGCCAAATGCCAAGGACGGCAATCCACAATAAAGATACGGAAACCCATTTCTTCTCTATCCATTTCATCATATATCCCACCTAATCCTGTTCTTCGAAATGTTGCTGAATCTGGTTGTATAGCGAGTAGAACTCTGGTGAGGCTACATCCCGCGGATAGGTCAGCGTGTTCTCATAAATGTCGGTGATATTGGAGGAAGGCCCTACAGACATAATGCCAATACGCTCTCCCAACAGCAGGGCCTCCTGAATATCATGGGTCACAAAAATGACCGTATTATGCGTCTCCCGCCAAATATTCACCAGCTCTTTCTGCATCGTTCGGCGGGTCATCGCGTCCAGCGCTCCAAACGGTTCATCCATCAGCAGAATAGCCGGCTCATTCGCCAGCACCCGTGCCAGCTGGACGCGTTGCTTCATGCCTCCCGACAGCTCTTTCGGGAACTTTTCTTCATGCCCGTTCAACCCTACAAGTGCGATATACCGGTCTGAGATATTACGCCGCTCCGTTCTCGCGGTCTTCTTCATCCGCAGACCAAACTCCACATTCTCCCGAACAGTCAGCCAAGGAAACAAAGAAGAATCTGCCTGCTGAAAAACAACCGCCCTATCTCTGCCCGGCTTATTCACTTCAACATTATCCACCCGTAGGTTGCCGCCAGATTTGGAGACAAAACCGGCGATCATATTCAGCAACGTCGATTTCCCGCAGCCACTTGGGCCCAGCAGCACGAAGAATTCTCCGCCTTTAATAACAAGGTTTACGTCCTTAATAATGTAATGAAGCTCTCCGGCTGCTGGCTCACTGTAGCTTTTGCGGAGCTGCTCGATATGAATCGTATTCTGCTTGGCAGGTAAAGACATGTTAAGACACCTCCCGAAAGTTTTGTGAGCATAGACATCTTAGTATAGCTTCGTACCCCAAGCTATTTCTCGTACGTAACTGCCTCCGGCAAAGCCTGCTTCAACGGCTCCAGACTCAGCTTACTGCCGAGATCAAAATCCTTGGCGATGATGCCGGTGTCGACCATATATTTCTTCTGATTGGCCAGACTGTCATAAGCAGCCTGCGTAAACCCAACGATCCAAGGGTTCGTCGGTAGATCCTTCAAGGTATTCTCCTTCGGCTGCTTCACTTCTTTGAACATAATGTCGGCAACCTCATCCGGATTGGCCTGGGCATAGACTGAAGCCTCGTTAACGGCTGCCAGAAAATTGGCGATTCCTTCAGGATTCTGCTTCGCAAAATCATTGGATGTCACAATCCCCATACCCAGACGTACCGTCGTCTTAGACATATCCGTAAGCTCATGCACACCTTTAAGAGCATTCAGCTTATCATTAAGCGCAGAACCACTAAACCAAGCTGCATCCACATCGCCTTGCTTCAATGCAATATAAGCTTCATCAAAAGCTCCTTGTCCCGTCAAGGTCACATCACCAAGGGCAATATGGTTCTCCTTCAAGTATTCATCCCACAGGTAAGGCAAAAATGTGCCCCGCATAAAGCTTAAGTTCTTGCCCTTCAAATCCTCCGGCTGCTGAATGGTATCGCTAACGAACAATTTCCACGTTGCAGCTGCTGCATCTGTTGCCAGACCTGCGGAGGCGATAATGGAATAATCCCCTTTGGCTACGGCGTTCAGCACTGGGAAATCCGCACCGAAAGCAACATCCACTTGTTTAATGAATAGTGCATTTACACCTTCCGCCGGTGTACCAAAGTTCACTATCTCGGCATCGATACCATGCTTGGCAAAAATCCCTTTATCCACAGCCACACGGAACGTCGTATTTGTATTGATATCAGCAATTTTGATCTTTAAAGTCACTGGCTTGTCGCCCGTTGTTCCTTCAGACGCCGCGGCGTCTCCTTTGGAGCTGCAGCCTGACAAGAGTAGGACTAGTGATAGGGATAAGAGCAGAAAACCTGAACCAAACCATGATTTTTTCAAGTGTACGCACCTCTTCATAATAGAATAGTCTACTTGGCTGTCCGGCTGCTGCTCTCATCCGTAGTAGCTACGCAAGCAGCGCC comes from Paenibacillus sp. 19GGS1-52 and encodes:
- a CDS encoding ABC transporter permease subunit is translated as MNTRKAGFAPRTFMLLLMVYLLLPLLATGLYAFAQDWQNSLLPKSWTLNWFSEMFKDIRFLEALWTSLYLCFISVALSLAVMLPAVFVITLYFPRWESFMKGIVVLPYAVPGVVAAVGLIRTYSSGPLNIAGTAYLLIGAYFVVILPYMYQGIRNSLLTVSAVELLNAAELLGARRRTAFVNVILPNIWPGVIVSTLLSFSVLFGEFVLTNMLVGGHIKTIQVYLYQRVGESGHLASAIAISYFVFILVLSTVLMKLGKKMGGGVQG
- a CDS encoding ABC transporter permease subunit → MKLRKRGVILALLPFALMVLAFQLVPILSMLTGSFRNEDGTGFTLGNYLHALQSAYYMQAIKNSLLISISSSLLGIVIGLVCAYCITRFTPAVRDRLLMLSNMTSNFAGVPLAFAYIILLGNNGVFTLLFKQWGWSVFSDFNLYSWSGLILVYVYFQVPLALLLLYPSFYGIREQWREAASLLGAGPWQFWKTIGLPILSPAIFGTLGILFANAMGAYATAYALVGGNYNLLAVRIGSLVAGDVVTQPQMGSTLAVLLALTTLLAVYLNHRMLRRAQRFGSSGPLRKPQPKGNVAQRLRPAAREEM
- a CDS encoding ABC transporter substrate-binding protein yields the protein MKKGIKKQWLLGLMLSLLVLLLAACANSEANADNTNGNSGVKELSLPELEAAAKKEGSVVSVGMPDTWANWKDTWTDITGKYGVTHADTDMSSAEEVAKFDAEKDKPTADIGDVGIAFGPVAVDKGVTQPYKTSYWDEIPAWAKDKDGQWIVGYQGTIAFLTNTKLVADPPKSWEDLKNGNYKIIVGDVTKAAQAQMAVLAAAIAFGGDESNIEPGIAFFEDLAKKGRLSNAEASPANIEKGEVEVTLLWDFNALNYRDQINKDGFNVAIPKEGSVVSGYATIINKWAPHPNAAKLTREYILSDAGQINLAKGYARPIRDSVILPDDVAAKLLPADEYVNAKPVSDYKAWEKTAKSIPQLWQERVLVHLN
- a CDS encoding ABC transporter permease: MKWIEKKWVSVSLLWIAVLGIWQLGAVIYGVDVIPGPWSTLKGGQELLEDGTLLQYIGISFYRVLIGWVLGSLVAIPVGLIIGKVNLIRIFAEPFLNFIRFIPPIAFITLFLVWFGIGEQSKIALIMYATFFIVVLNTLTGVMSVEEDKIRSARSMGANEWQILLHVIVPATIPYIFTGVRLAMGTSYMAIIGAEMIASNEGVGYLIWNSRLFFRTDWIFVGLFCLGFMGFFTDRLFGWFGKRVLYRYGVVSVGARRR
- a CDS encoding ABC transporter ATP-binding protein, which translates into the protein MSLPAKQNTIHIEQLRKSYSEPAAGELHYIIKDVNLVIKGGEFFVLLGPSGCGKSTLLNMIAGFVSKSGGNLRVDNVEVNKPGRDRAVVFQQADSSLFPWLTVRENVEFGLRMKKTARTERRNISDRYIALVGLNGHEEKFPKELSGGMKQRVQLARVLANEPAILLMDEPFGALDAMTRRTMQKELVNIWRETHNTVIFVTHDIQEALLLGERIGIMSVGPSSNITDIYENTLTYPRDVASPEFYSLYNQIQQHFEEQD
- a CDS encoding ABC transporter substrate-binding protein — protein: MKKSWFGSGFLLLSLSLVLLLSGCSSKGDAAASEGTTGDKPVTLKIKIADINTNTTFRVAVDKGIFAKHGIDAEIVNFGTPAEGVNALFIKQVDVAFGADFPVLNAVAKGDYSIIASAGLATDAAAATWKLFVSDTIQQPEDLKGKNLSFMRGTFLPYLWDEYLKENHIALGDVTLTGQGAFDEAYIALKQGDVDAAWFSGSALNDKLNALKGVHELTDMSKTTVRLGMGIVTSNDFAKQNPEGIANFLAAVNEASVYAQANPDEVADIMFKEVKQPKENTLKDLPTNPWIVGFTQAAYDSLANQKKYMVDTGIIAKDFDLGSKLSLEPLKQALPEAVTYEK